The following are from one region of the Bradyrhizobium sediminis genome:
- a CDS encoding cadherin-like domain-containing protein → MNFAGKFGSGAADTFSSVALNTDSPGGSDAVTIPDAHLLFSGDYSRSGTDLIVSDQFHRVVVPNYFHGDKRPMLVSPEGAPLDPGVIEALTGHVQYAQASGTAAAGKVVGHVVKMTGSASVVRNGVTITLNEGDNVYQNDVVQTGSGSTLGLVLIDGTTFNLTASARLMLSDLTYEAGSTSNSALFTLVQGAASFVAGQVAKTGDMKVGTPVATMGIRGTAVILDISAVDGRVSISVVDQRDGQVHAVQVFNTQGVLIGTVTSNGSTLTLTPVANFEVIAQESNKTVAQIALEFNAFQTLLQTYDVGRQLFPNLPEHTDNANPQQPTRFAGTQIQPTDSTSTQFNVPVGANTGNPLPTGTGTPVQVVINSGFGPTGTSTAPADPIVVQVVIPATPLPFVVTSPTVSRISGDGGDHFGPVMSADGQSIVYDPDGSIFLYDRPSNTTITIAQAGNGFTYSGQTISADGHYIVFQGSDGTQSYVFIYNNDPSDSAHYQQTIQLVAGGAPAVSGDGSVIVVERGGNSIGVYDQQGHVLATITPAAIGESGSVWLPAISANGHLIAFWSTDASTPGGSGHLFTYDLSTGTVTDIASTATDAGNSAASFSADGRYIVCQSDAPGGHSEIYLYDLSTGQVVFHTANASGASYNPVISPDGHFIIFASDAHLTSGDTNAVTDTYVVDVSDPGNPVYRLVSSLADGTQPDAASNLGAAISVGGLFVAFGSSASNLSQGDTPGTGDIFLADSTSGRSAIIRETANSPSILEASGIITLTGDHNGVALGVSDPTGRFTAEFDADGNIVWHFSEPRSDFASLLPGQFAIQNFTITLSNGVGTTTIPVRVSVYDADQPVAAVVANPGTIAGDNDSNILTGTAGNDILQGFGGDDTIIGLTGLDRAVYTDATGGITVDMAAWTVSGQGVGTDTLTDIEAIQGSNFIDHYSAVGFTGISGVPGVPIGLNTFEGMAGDDFIIGNVNVQGQALTRISYASATAAVTVDFAAGTAIGNASVGSDQFANVNAVIGSGFADILRGSDNPNGTYEQYDARGGNDLIDGRGGYDFASYNSDLATTSGITVNLAAGTVVGDASIGTDTLRSVEAVRGTNFVDTYDARNFGGPGYLNPATGNVGSYGTFNNFDGHGGNDIIYGNGNTRVQYSNSTAAVLVDLANTDSGGTGVAQDRADAINHTSLDLASVGIDTIHGGVNAVTGSMFGDTLLGSGNGEAFQGLAGDDFIDGRGGFDTAQYNNMTYTTGGISVDFTAGIVTGDASIGTDTLRSIESVQGTNFNDNFNATNFGAAGFLDPLQFNVGNNGTYNQFEGWDGDDQITGNGNTTILYANAGAGVTVDLAAHMAHGTAPGDLANIGQDTITGGVNSVVGSNFGDVLLGSDNAPGTIEQFNGRGGDDTLDGRGGSDFLSGGTGADTFVYAAGYGADTIADFSHADGDRVDLTGVPGIHSFADVLAHVTPSGMGTLIDFGGGNSLTLSNVPPASLVADDFVLNELATSTLTSTAGVSIVVTPDGATNGFVFPGAGNVTTPGSPEDRIVLGYDIGQNHVVLNSDPMLGVYDFTPISSVFHSFDGGSSVVTRLDAGNDVTLTQTIELGTDANFFTTTIDIDNGGTSDLMGVRFMRSFDPDQDLQPFGTFFTFNDVAQNPDGSASFAIVSATGQVSEVHAALVGLGGQWRGSVFGFTNTDPYVPGAFDAPVDPNGALADLAISLTNDIGTVVAGGHVQITYFTTANVATDGSNALYGAAGNDTIDGLGGDDLLIGLGGADTFVFAPGAGHDTIHDFTPGADRIQLDHFSGVPLGADGVFTEADLDAWRATPGVFESQGSDTLIHLSPDDTLLLKNVAAAELHAADFIIVANQAPTVDGDMAIAVVRGSSVALTTADLKADDLDGDPACLTFTVVESSHGHLVNADSGNTIAPGDHFTLGDIQADMILFVTDDPDYAGAGGVALTLSDGASPERTVFVGASIVDAQFTVLTADGYDFDQDDPIGAMGRGNVVPDGADPIHSFRIVNGLENRDFIFSGTDFTYGGNNVLTGGTITFIQEVTDDNHTPLATFSLHVSAADWYSAVVAQSNGDQGPIEALVSQWTFSFVGNSGADAFFAGDVNDIFTGRSGNDTLGGEFGYDRANYGGATGPINVQLADGIVTGTALGESGVGTDTLQSIEFVTGSNYDDTFNAGATISNPTGFNASSTNAGSTVAFNVGGTFNEFEGRGGNDTVTGNGDTRISYYHATSGVTVTFDGGWVGQGASGHAIGDNSVGTDTFTGVSRVRGSFFDDTFFGSNNPFNTAENFEGLGGNDIIHGGGGFDRAIYGGAFVGTGITVHLAAGTVTGGSDVGQDTLDSVEGISGTDFADTFDATGFVATATLALPNAGSAGANGNGDAFNEFEGRGGDDTVIGNGNTRIAFYNATGGVVVTLGDGATHGSAVGASSGVDDIVSGVTRVRGSEFNDIITGNSANNTLEGQAGNDVLDGRDGNDALAGGAGADIFVYDGAGNDRIADFNHFQGDRIDLRAFGNIHSLADLQIAAATVNGNPNSVSITSAGNFGGGNHLDLQGVALGTLQASDFIFVGQVAVSVQTPAGYDFSAVYDGLAAGYAGLASGTFASVNTNTHMFIVDTVRGIMFELIGMGFTYDGGHLPGGGTITEINILNTINPADPAQLTQDHVLVNSNGWSIDAAGLVGYLGQYNGPQTHAYGLAGLNGIFGAATYSYVGSGGFADNQSQPHIGADVFLGGNQADVFNGMPGPFGEMDPGRDTVDYFHAPAVNAQTGLGIIANLAAPANNTGAAAGDTYISIENLRGTDFDDTLTGDGQNNVIEGGLGNDTLDGGANGYGVDTASYEHATDGVSVSLVVAGAQPTGGAGFDTLTNFEGLRGSNFNDILTGNSNSVLEGGAGDDHLISHAGQSGVTASYEHAGSGVTVDLSTSNPQNTGGAGTDTLTNIANLTGSQFNDTLIGDAGNNILFGNGGNDTFVFNQALGIGQDTIGDFTPGQDHIQLDYAAFNPNDATSFNAWYTNHVTPVPDSGDLLINLNGHDTILVRNISIAGLHANDFILPSGFGIG, encoded by the coding sequence TTGAACTTTGCCGGCAAATTTGGATCGGGCGCTGCGGACACTTTTTCCAGTGTCGCACTCAATACCGACTCGCCGGGCGGCAGCGACGCCGTCACCATCCCCGATGCGCATCTTCTGTTCTCCGGCGACTATTCGCGATCCGGCACCGATCTGATCGTCTCGGATCAGTTCCACCGCGTGGTGGTGCCGAACTACTTCCACGGCGACAAGCGTCCGATGCTGGTTTCGCCCGAGGGCGCGCCGCTCGACCCCGGCGTCATCGAAGCCTTGACTGGACACGTTCAATACGCCCAGGCCTCCGGCACCGCCGCCGCCGGCAAGGTGGTCGGCCACGTCGTCAAGATGACCGGCAGCGCCAGCGTCGTGCGCAACGGCGTCACCATCACGCTCAACGAGGGCGACAACGTCTACCAGAACGACGTCGTGCAGACCGGTAGCGGTTCGACGCTCGGCCTGGTGCTGATCGACGGCACGACCTTCAACCTCACCGCCAGCGCGCGGCTGATGCTGAGTGACCTGACCTACGAGGCGGGAAGCACGTCGAACTCGGCGCTGTTCACGCTGGTGCAGGGCGCGGCGAGCTTCGTCGCCGGCCAGGTCGCCAAGACCGGCGACATGAAGGTCGGCACGCCGGTCGCGACCATGGGCATTCGCGGCACCGCTGTCATCCTCGACATTTCCGCGGTCGACGGCAGGGTGTCGATCTCGGTCGTCGACCAGCGCGACGGCCAGGTTCATGCGGTTCAGGTGTTCAACACCCAGGGAGTCTTGATCGGCACGGTCACCAGCAACGGCTCGACGCTGACGCTGACGCCGGTGGCCAACTTCGAGGTGATCGCCCAGGAGAGCAACAAGACGGTCGCGCAGATTGCGCTGGAGTTCAACGCCTTCCAGACCCTGCTGCAGACCTATGACGTCGGCAGGCAGCTATTCCCGAATCTGCCGGAACACACCGATAACGCCAATCCGCAGCAGCCGACGAGGTTTGCCGGCACCCAGATCCAGCCGACCGATTCGACCTCTACCCAATTCAATGTGCCGGTCGGCGCCAACACCGGCAATCCGCTGCCAACCGGCACCGGAACGCCCGTTCAAGTCGTGATCAATTCCGGCTTCGGGCCGACGGGAACGTCGACAGCACCGGCGGACCCGATCGTGGTCCAGGTCGTCATTCCTGCCACGCCGCTGCCGTTCGTGGTGACCTCGCCGACCGTGTCCCGCATCTCCGGGGATGGCGGCGACCATTTCGGTCCTGTCATGAGCGCCGACGGGCAGTCCATCGTCTACGACCCCGATGGCTCGATTTTCCTCTACGATCGGCCAAGCAACACCACGATCACGATCGCGCAGGCGGGCAATGGCTTCACCTACTCCGGCCAGACCATCAGCGCGGACGGCCATTACATCGTTTTCCAGGGCTCGGACGGCACCCAGTCCTACGTCTTCATCTACAACAACGATCCCTCCGATTCGGCGCACTACCAGCAAACGATCCAGCTCGTCGCCGGCGGCGCGCCGGCGGTCTCGGGGGATGGCAGCGTCATCGTCGTCGAGCGCGGCGGCAACAGCATCGGAGTCTATGACCAGCAGGGCCACGTGCTCGCCACGATCACGCCGGCCGCGATCGGAGAATCCGGATCGGTCTGGCTGCCGGCGATCAGCGCTAACGGTCATTTGATCGCGTTCTGGAGTACCGATGCGTCGACGCCGGGCGGATCCGGCCATCTCTTCACCTATGACCTGTCGACCGGGACGGTAACGGACATCGCAAGCACTGCGACGGATGCCGGCAACAGTGCGGCTTCGTTCAGCGCCGACGGACGCTATATCGTCTGTCAAAGCGACGCGCCGGGCGGGCACTCGGAAATCTACCTCTACGATCTCTCCACCGGGCAGGTCGTGTTCCACACCGCCAATGCCTCGGGTGCCAGCTACAATCCGGTAATCAGCCCGGACGGTCATTTCATCATCTTCGCCAGCGACGCGCATCTGACGTCCGGCGACACCAATGCGGTCACGGACACCTATGTCGTGGACGTCAGCGATCCCGGCAACCCCGTCTATCGGCTGGTTTCGAGCCTCGCCGACGGAACGCAGCCCGACGCCGCTTCCAATCTGGGCGCGGCGATCAGCGTCGGCGGGCTGTTCGTCGCGTTCGGCAGCAGCGCCTCCAATCTTTCGCAGGGCGACACCCCCGGCACCGGCGATATCTTCCTCGCCGATTCGACCTCGGGCCGCAGCGCGATCATCCGGGAGACCGCGAATTCGCCGTCGATACTCGAGGCGAGCGGTATCATAACGCTGACCGGCGACCACAACGGCGTCGCGCTCGGCGTTTCGGATCCGACCGGCAGGTTCACCGCTGAGTTCGACGCCGATGGAAATATCGTATGGCACTTCAGCGAGCCGAGGTCGGATTTCGCCTCGCTGCTGCCCGGCCAGTTCGCGATCCAGAATTTCACGATCACGCTGAGCAACGGCGTCGGCACGACGACGATACCGGTCCGCGTCAGCGTCTATGATGCGGACCAGCCGGTTGCCGCCGTGGTGGCCAATCCCGGCACCATCGCCGGCGACAACGACAGCAATATCCTGACCGGCACCGCCGGCAACGACATCCTCCAGGGTTTCGGCGGCGATGATACCATCATCGGCCTGACTGGCCTCGACCGCGCCGTCTACACCGATGCGACCGGCGGCATCACCGTGGATATGGCTGCCTGGACGGTGTCCGGCCAGGGCGTCGGCACCGACACGCTCACCGACATCGAGGCGATCCAGGGCAGCAATTTTATCGATCACTACTCGGCGGTCGGCTTCACCGGGATTTCCGGGGTGCCGGGCGTGCCCATTGGCCTCAACACCTTCGAAGGCATGGCCGGCGACGACTTCATCATCGGCAATGTCAACGTGCAGGGCCAGGCGCTGACCCGCATTTCCTATGCCAGCGCCACTGCGGCGGTGACCGTCGATTTCGCCGCTGGCACGGCGATCGGCAATGCTTCGGTCGGATCAGATCAGTTTGCCAACGTCAATGCGGTGATCGGATCGGGCTTCGCCGACATACTGCGCGGCAGCGACAATCCCAACGGCACCTATGAGCAGTATGACGCCCGCGGCGGCAACGACCTGATCGACGGCCGCGGCGGTTACGATTTCGCTTCCTACAACAGCGACCTCGCCACCACTTCGGGCATCACCGTCAACCTTGCCGCGGGCACCGTGGTCGGCGATGCGTCAATCGGCACCGATACGCTGCGCAGCGTAGAAGCCGTCCGCGGCACCAACTTCGTCGACACTTACGATGCGCGAAATTTCGGCGGCCCGGGCTATCTGAATCCGGCCACCGGCAACGTCGGCAGCTACGGCACCTTCAACAATTTCGATGGCCACGGCGGCAACGACATCATCTACGGCAACGGCAATACCCGGGTTCAATATTCCAATTCGACCGCGGCCGTGCTCGTCGACCTCGCCAATACCGACTCCGGCGGCACAGGGGTTGCGCAGGACAGGGCCGACGCGATCAATCACACTAGCCTCGATCTGGCGTCGGTCGGGATCGACACCATCCATGGCGGCGTCAATGCCGTAACGGGCTCGATGTTTGGCGACACACTGCTCGGGAGCGGTAACGGCGAGGCCTTCCAGGGTCTCGCCGGCGACGACTTCATCGACGGCCGCGGCGGCTTCGATACCGCCCAATACAACAATATGACCTACACCACCGGCGGGATCAGCGTTGATTTTACTGCCGGCATTGTCACCGGCGATGCCTCGATCGGCACCGACACGCTGCGTTCGATCGAAAGCGTGCAAGGCACCAATTTCAACGACAACTTCAACGCCACGAACTTCGGTGCGGCCGGCTTTCTCGATCCCTTGCAGTTCAACGTCGGCAACAACGGCACCTATAACCAGTTCGAGGGATGGGATGGCGACGACCAGATCACCGGCAACGGCAACACCACCATTCTCTACGCCAATGCCGGCGCTGGCGTAACGGTCGATCTTGCCGCGCACATGGCGCACGGCACCGCGCCCGGCGATCTCGCCAACATCGGACAGGACACCATTACCGGTGGCGTGAACTCCGTCGTCGGCAGCAATTTTGGCGACGTGCTTCTCGGCAGCGACAATGCTCCGGGAACGATCGAGCAGTTCAACGGCCGTGGCGGCGACGATACGCTCGACGGCCGCGGCGGTAGCGATTTCCTGAGCGGCGGTACTGGTGCCGATACGTTCGTCTATGCCGCCGGCTACGGCGCCGACACCATCGCCGACTTCAGCCATGCCGACGGCGACCGGGTCGACCTGACCGGCGTGCCGGGCATCCACTCATTCGCGGATGTGCTGGCCCATGTCACGCCGAGCGGTATGGGTACGCTCATCGATTTCGGCGGTGGAAATTCGCTGACGCTCAGCAACGTCCCGCCTGCGAGCCTCGTCGCCGATGATTTCGTGCTCAATGAGTTGGCGACCTCTACCCTGACATCCACCGCAGGTGTCAGCATCGTGGTGACGCCGGATGGCGCAACGAACGGGTTCGTCTTCCCGGGTGCAGGCAATGTGACGACGCCCGGCTCACCGGAAGATCGCATCGTGCTCGGGTACGACATCGGCCAAAATCACGTCGTGCTCAACAGCGATCCGATGCTGGGGGTCTATGACTTCACCCCCATCAGTTCCGTGTTCCATTCCTTCGACGGCGGATCGTCTGTCGTGACCAGGCTTGATGCCGGTAACGATGTCACCCTGACTCAGACCATCGAGCTCGGAACCGACGCCAATTTCTTCACGACCACGATCGATATCGACAACGGCGGCACGTCGGACCTGATGGGAGTTAGGTTCATGCGCAGCTTTGATCCCGACCAGGATCTGCAGCCTTTCGGCACATTTTTCACGTTCAACGACGTTGCTCAAAATCCGGACGGCTCCGCGTCGTTCGCTATCGTCTCGGCCACCGGTCAGGTTTCGGAGGTCCATGCCGCGCTTGTCGGCCTCGGCGGCCAGTGGCGGGGGTCGGTTTTCGGCTTTACCAACACCGATCCCTACGTTCCGGGGGCCTTCGATGCCCCGGTCGATCCCAACGGCGCGCTCGCCGACCTGGCGATTTCACTGACGAATGATATCGGCACGGTGGTTGCCGGAGGCCACGTTCAGATCACATATTTCACCACCGCGAACGTCGCGACCGACGGCAGCAATGCGCTTTACGGCGCCGCGGGGAACGACACGATTGATGGCCTCGGCGGCGATGACCTGCTGATCGGTCTTGGCGGCGCAGACACGTTTGTTTTCGCACCCGGTGCAGGTCACGATACGATACATGATTTCACGCCGGGCGCCGACCGGATCCAATTGGATCATTTCAGCGGTGTTCCGCTCGGTGCCGACGGCGTGTTCACCGAGGCCGACCTCGATGCATGGCGGGCCACCCCCGGCGTCTTCGAGTCTCAGGGCAGTGACACGCTGATCCATCTGTCGCCGGACGATACTCTCCTGTTGAAGAACGTTGCGGCCGCAGAGCTGCACGCCGCTGATTTTATTATCGTCGCCAACCAGGCGCCGACCGTCGATGGCGACATGGCCATTGCCGTCGTGCGAGGCAGCTCGGTCGCGCTCACCACGGCTGACCTCAAGGCCGACGATCTGGACGGCGATCCGGCGTGCCTGACCTTCACGGTTGTCGAATCCAGTCACGGCCATCTGGTCAACGCGGACTCGGGCAATACCATCGCGCCCGGAGATCATTTCACGCTCGGCGACATTCAGGCCGACATGATTCTCTTCGTCACAGATGACCCGGATTATGCGGGCGCCGGCGGCGTCGCGCTCACCTTGTCGGATGGCGCCAGTCCGGAGCGAACGGTCTTTGTCGGCGCCAGTATCGTGGATGCGCAGTTTACGGTGCTGACCGCGGACGGATATGATTTCGATCAGGACGATCCGATCGGCGCCATGGGGCGGGGCAACGTGGTGCCTGATGGCGCCGACCCCATCCATTCCTTCAGGATCGTCAATGGTCTGGAGAATCGCGACTTCATCTTCTCCGGCACGGACTTCACCTACGGCGGCAACAATGTCCTGACCGGCGGCACCATCACCTTCATCCAGGAGGTGACTGACGACAACCATACGCCGCTTGCGACCTTCAGCCTGCATGTGTCCGCCGCCGACTGGTACAGCGCCGTGGTTGCGCAGTCGAATGGCGACCAAGGCCCGATCGAGGCGCTGGTCAGTCAGTGGACCTTCAGTTTCGTCGGCAATTCCGGCGCCGATGCCTTCTTCGCCGGCGACGTCAACGACATCTTCACCGGCCGGAGCGGCAATGATACGCTTGGGGGCGAATTCGGCTATGACCGCGCCAATTATGGCGGCGCGACAGGGCCGATCAATGTCCAGCTTGCCGACGGTATTGTCACCGGCACCGCCCTCGGCGAAAGCGGGGTCGGCACCGATACGCTGCAGTCGATCGAATTCGTCACCGGCAGCAATTATGACGACACGTTCAACGCCGGCGCGACGATCAGTAACCCGACTGGTTTCAACGCTTCCAGCACCAACGCCGGCAGCACCGTCGCATTCAACGTGGGTGGCACCTTCAACGAGTTCGAAGGGCGTGGCGGCAACGACACCGTCACCGGCAACGGCGACACCCGCATCTCCTATTATCATGCGACGTCCGGCGTCACGGTGACGTTCGATGGCGGCTGGGTCGGGCAGGGCGCCTCAGGGCACGCCATCGGCGACAACTCGGTCGGGACCGATACCTTCACCGGCGTGTCGCGCGTGCGCGGCTCCTTCTTCGACGACACGTTCTTCGGCAGCAATAATCCGTTCAACACCGCAGAGAATTTCGAAGGGCTCGGCGGCAACGATATCATCCATGGCGGCGGCGGATTCGACCGCGCGATCTATGGCGGCGCCTTCGTGGGGACTGGCATCACCGTCCATCTCGCTGCGGGGACGGTGACCGGCGGCTCCGATGTCGGCCAGGACACGCTGGACTCGGTCGAGGGCATCAGCGGCACCGATTTCGCGGATACCTTTGACGCGACGGGGTTTGTCGCCACGGCCACGCTCGCTTTGCCCAATGCCGGCAGTGCGGGAGCCAATGGCAACGGGGACGCCTTCAACGAGTTCGAAGGCCGCGGCGGCGACGACACCGTCATCGGCAACGGCAACACCCGCATCGCGTTCTACAACGCGACCGGCGGCGTGGTGGTGACGCTCGGAGACGGCGCCACCCATGGCAGCGCGGTCGGAGCATCCAGCGGCGTCGACGATATCGTCAGCGGCGTCACCCGGGTGCGCGGCTCTGAGTTCAACGACATCATCACCGGCAACAGCGCGAACAACACCCTGGAGGGCCAGGCCGGCAATGATGTTCTCGATGGCCGGGACGGCAACGATGCGCTGGCCGGCGGAGCCGGCGCGGATATTTTCGTTTACGATGGCGCCGGCAACGATCGGATCGCCGATTTCAACCATTTCCAAGGGGACAGGATCGATCTGCGGGCATTTGGGAATATCCATAGCCTGGCGGACCTCCAAATCGCTGCTGCCACGGTCAACGGGAACCCGAACAGTGTCAGCATCACGTCGGCCGGAAATTTCGGGGGCGGCAATCATCTGGACCTTCAGGGAGTCGCCCTCGGAACGCTGCAGGCCAGCGACTTTATTTTCGTCGGACAGGTCGCCGTCTCGGTGCAGACCCCTGCCGGCTACGACTTCAGCGCGGTGTATGACGGTCTCGCGGCCGGCTACGCCGGCCTTGCGTCCGGCACTTTTGCCTCGGTCAATACCAACACCCATATGTTCATCGTCGACACAGTCAGGGGCATTATGTTTGAACTGATCGGGATGGGGTTCACTTACGACGGCGGACATCTGCCTGGCGGCGGCACCATCACCGAAATCAACATTCTTAATACGATCAATCCGGCCGATCCGGCTCAGCTCACCCAGGACCATGTGCTGGTCAACAGCAACGGCTGGAGCATCGATGCGGCCGGTCTGGTGGGCTACCTCGGCCAGTACAACGGCCCGCAAACGCACGCTTACGGCCTTGCCGGTCTCAACGGCATCTTCGGCGCGGCGACCTACAGCTATGTCGGCAGCGGCGGCTTCGCCGACAACCAAAGCCAGCCCCATATTGGCGCAGACGTGTTCCTCGGCGGCAATCAGGCCGATGTCTTCAATGGCATGCCCGGTCCGTTCGGTGAGATGGATCCCGGCCGCGATACTGTCGATTATTTTCATGCGCCTGCGGTCAATGCGCAGACAGGGCTCGGAATTATTGCAAATCTCGCGGCGCCTGCGAACAACACCGGCGCGGCCGCGGGCGACACCTATATTTCGATAGAGAACCTGCGCGGCACCGACTTCGACGACACCCTGACCGGCGACGGCCAGAACAACGTGATCGAGGGCGGGCTGGGCAACGACACGCTCGATGGCGGCGCCAACGGCTACGGCGTCGACACCGCCAGTTATGAGCATGCGACCGATGGCGTTTCCGTGAGCCTCGTCGTGGCGGGCGCCCAGCCCACGGGCGGCGCCGGCTTCGACACGCTGACGAACTTCGAAGGACTTCGCGGATCGAATTTCAACGATATCCTGACCGGTAACAGCAACAGCGTGCTGGAAGGCGGCGCTGGAGATGATCATCTGATCAGTCATGCTGGTCAGTCAGGCGTTACCGCGAGCTACGAGCACGCGGGCAGCGGCGTGACAGTCGATCTATCGACCTCGAATCCCCAAAATACCGGCGGGGCTGGAACGGATACGTTGACGAATATCGCCAACCTGACGGGGTCGCAATTCAACGACACGCTGATCGGCGATGCCGGCAACAACATCCTGTTCGGTAACGGCGGCAACGATACCTTCGTGTTCAATCAGGCCTTGGGCATCGGCCAGGATACGATTGGCGATTTCACGCCGGGTCAGGACCATATCCAGCTTGACTACGCCGCATTCAATCCGAACGATGCAACAAGCTTCAATGCCTGGTACACGAACCATGTCACGCCGGTCCCCGATAGCGGCGACCTGCTTATCAACCTGAATGGTCACGACACGATCCTGGTGCGAAACATCAGCATCGCCGGGCTGCATGCCAACGACTTTATCCTGCCTTCCGGTTTCGGCATTGGTTGA
- a CDS encoding transglutaminase-like cysteine peptidase, producing MGIFSHSRALRAVMLACGMAFIGPAAELSAATLNSSQASDPIERSAEPFGLFASALPSGGLREKWLGIQRRLDDEMVQLALCEGDPDRCAAPAALQFLAIVETARAREGRARLGEINRAINLAIRPMGDLEQYGAIDVWSSPLATLTRGAGDCEDYAIAKFVALQRAGISPDDLRIVIMRDTIRGEDHAVAAARLDGHWLTLDNRRMAMVEDAQVRNYRPSFVIDRDSVKRYEDAPMPALRDRSLVSEATSHSGVETSPM from the coding sequence ATGGGGATTTTCAGTCACTCGCGCGCGTTGCGTGCGGTCATGCTTGCCTGCGGCATGGCCTTTATCGGACCAGCGGCAGAGCTTTCGGCGGCAACGCTGAATTCATCGCAGGCGTCGGATCCGATCGAGCGATCCGCCGAGCCGTTCGGGCTGTTTGCTTCGGCTCTCCCCAGCGGAGGCCTGCGGGAAAAATGGCTGGGCATCCAGCGTCGTCTCGACGACGAAATGGTGCAGCTGGCGCTATGCGAAGGCGACCCCGATCGCTGCGCCGCTCCGGCCGCGCTGCAATTTCTCGCCATTGTCGAGACCGCCAGAGCCCGCGAGGGCCGCGCCCGGCTCGGCGAGATCAATCGCGCGATCAATCTCGCCATCAGGCCGATGGGCGATCTCGAGCAATATGGCGCGATCGACGTCTGGAGTTCGCCGCTCGCGACCCTGACCCGTGGCGCTGGAGATTGCGAAGACTACGCGATCGCCAAATTCGTTGCCTTGCAACGGGCCGGCATCTCCCCCGACGACCTGCGCATCGTGATCATGCGCGACACCATCCGCGGCGAGGATCACGCCGTCGCCGCCGCGCGGCTGGACGGGCACTGGCTAACGCTGGACAATCGCCGCATGGCGATGGTCGAGGACGCGCAGGTCAGAAACTACCGGCCGAGCTTCGTCATCGATCGCGACAGCGTCAAACGCTACGAGGATGCGCCGATGCCCGCGCTCAGGGACCGAAGCCTCGTTTCGGAAGCGACGAGCCATTCCGGAGTCGAAACCTCGCCAATGTAA